In Meleagris gallopavo isolate NT-WF06-2002-E0010 breed Aviagen turkey brand Nicholas breeding stock unplaced genomic scaffold, Turkey_5.1 ChrUn_random_7180001840831, whole genome shotgun sequence, one DNA window encodes the following:
- the LOC104909208 gene encoding leukocyte immunoglobulin-like receptor subfamily B member 5, which translates to VFQPPGTSKKSDPVELQVTDHSYPPPGISLIPKERVELGTNVTIQCWNQEYRGTIFLHKAGHSAPIQHQVPDFGGMATFTIFGVTPSDSGTYRCSYRIGSSYLLLSPLGDNVTLEVNSEPAPPGDERRSRGNLVVAVVRGCAAALVFGLGLYFVLDARSLWIQRDDSPGGEDS; encoded by the exons AGTGACCCCGTGGAGCTGCAGGTGACAG ATCACAGTTATCCCCCACCTGGCATTTCCCTGATACCCAAAGAACGTGTGGAGTTGGGGACCaatgtcaccatccagtgcTGGAACCAGGAATACAGGGGCACCATCTTCCTGCACAAGGCTGGGCACTCAGCCCCTATCCAGCACCAGGTCCCTGATTTTGGGGGCATGGCcaccttcaccatctttgggGTGACCCCATCCGACTCTGGCACCTACAGGTGCTCCTACCGCATTGGGAGCTCCTACCTTCTATTGTCACCCCTTGGGGATAATGTGACACTGGAAGTGAATTCCGAACCTGCTCCCCCAG GTGATGAGAGGAGGTCCCGTGGGAACCTGGTGGTGGCAGTGGTGAGGGGCTGCGCTGCCGCCCTCGTCTTTGGCCTGGGCCTCTACTTTGTCCTCGATGCCCGCAGCCTCTGGATACAAAGAGATGACAGCCCTGGTGGGGAAGACAGCTGA